Proteins encoded within one genomic window of Besnoitia besnoiti strain Bb-Ger1 chromosome II, whole genome shotgun sequence:
- a CDS encoding hypothetical protein (encoded by transcript BESB_037770): protein MQTPEDEKLISWVNETLGEAYTDSRQLHDGVAYALLVDGLLPGAFPLHRLRLNCASAAGKRENFSLLLEVLAEKLSLRVDVDVASLVADNGAHAAADALALRERRAAHRLLLQALYDEARRRGASDAGRLEGGSSRTRARGGTASRERQDSRATDAERATSERWGRPPRDTDCDRNDERTPKCRGDQRLFEEEKQRTGGVACGERGDGKPEPRRGEGDACTRGDDGGRLPVRAKQESDAPEETVRARCAEDERATGAPPLAFAREQTYQAVRVPRGDQAERRGASSWQTGERRNVLQRATFFEEPDDGSDWQHGATPYFPGASEEGRGFSTLSLAADTPHFPLQPPLCDHAGDGRMFPRRSGSPSFPHSSRTPTSVAPLEIDGVGNDGEGVDCGGNKPEGGSCGESALDPRAQRTQASRAVASRLKRADDEPWAATELAAEAPSEAYGERDWRAERAGFPRSAERGFRARREAEEGGRGGESSGEQTEAVESGGLWLPSAEAAREMLLREVEAQQAVHAAERRESKKRVALSECQDAIQDLREQIVQKLDRHRAFLADGEHLLGERNFYFEKLCCIQRKIEEGYADSEVGRRVLEIINARPTDF, encoded by the exons ATGCAGACACCAGAAGACGAAAAGCTCATCTCGTGGGTTAACGAAACGCTCGGGGAAGCGTACACCGATTCGCGGCAGCTCCACGATG GCGTGGCTTATGCGCTGCTGGTCGACGGCCTGCTCCCCGGAGCGTTTCCGCTCCATCGCCTGCGGCTGaactgcgcgagcgccgccgggaagcgagagaatttctcgctgcttctcgaggTGCTCGCGGAGAAGCTCAGTCTCCGCGTAGACGTCGACGTTGCTTCTCTAGTGGCGGACaacggcgcgcacgccgccgcggacgcgctcgcgctgcgagagagacgcgccgcgcatcggctgctgctgcaggcgctgtaTGATgaagctcgccgccgcggggcgtcCGACGCAGGACGGTTAGAGGGAGGCTCCTCCAGAACGAGGGCGCGTGGAGGGACGGCAAGCCGCGAGAGACAAGACTCGAGAGCAACGGACGCCGAGCGAGCGACGAGTGAAAGATGGGGAAGGCCTCCACGCGACACAGACTGCGACCGGAACGATGAAAGGACGCCAAAGTGCCGCGGAGACCAACGGCTTttcgaggaagaaaaacagcGAACGGGGGGAGTCGCGTGCGGAGAGCGTGGCGACGGAAAGCCAGAGCCaaggagaggcgaaggcgacgcatgcacaagaggcgacgacggtgGAAGACTGCCGGTGCGCGCAAAACAAGAAAGTGACGCCCCTGAGGAGACGGTGAGGGCGAGatgcgcagaagacgagagggcgacgggAGCGCCGCCACTGGCGTTCGCTCGCGAGCAAACGTATCAGGCAGTGCGTgtgccgcgcggagaccaagcggagcgccgcggggcgtCCAGCTGGCAGAccggcgagagaagaaacgtTTTACAGCGAGCGACGTTCTTCGAAGAGCCTGACGATGGAAGCGACTGGCAGCACGGCGCGACGCCGTACTTTCCTGGCGCCTctgaagaaggccgcgggTTCTCGACGCTCTCGCTGGCTGCCGACACGCCTCACTTTCCGCTCCAGCCGCCCCTATGTGATCACGCGGGGGACGGCAGAATGTTCCCACGCCGGAGCGGGTCGCCGTCTTTTCCGCATTCGTCGCGCACTCCGACGTCTGTGGCGCCTCTGGAGATCGACGGGGTCGGCAACGACGGAGAGGGCGTGGACTGCGGCGGAAACAAGCCggaaggcggcagctgcggcgaaagCGCTCTGGACCCGCGTGCCCAGCGCACGCAGGCCTcacgcgccgtcgcgtctcgcctgaAGCGCGCCGATGACGAGCCCTGGGCGGCCACGGAGCTCGCAGCCGAGGCACCGTCAGAGGCCTACGGAGAACGCGACTGGAGGGCCGAGCGCGCGGGCTTTCCACGAAGCGCCGAGCGTGGATTTCGAGCTCgccgagaggcagaggagggagggcgaggcggcgaaagcTCCGGCGAGCAGACGGAGGCAGTCGAGTCCGGCGGTCTGTGGCTGCCCTCGGctgaagcggcgcgcgaaatGCTTCTGAGAGAAGTGGAGGCCCAACAGGCTGTGCACGCTGCCGAGAGGCGTGAATCCAAGAAACGCGTTGCGCTCTCAGAGTGTCAGGACGCCATCCAAGATCTGCGCGAGCAAATCGTGCAAAA ACTGGACAGACATCGGGCGTTCCTGGCAGATGGGGAACACCTCCTGGGCGAGCGAAACTTCTACTTCGAGAAGCTCTGCTGCATTCAG